A stretch of DNA from Limnohabitans sp. MORI2:
GTTCCGGATATTTCGGATCCCTATTAATAAAAAAACTTTTAGAACAGGGTTTCAATTGTTCTAGTTTGGACATAAGCGATGCAAGCGACCGTCCAGCTAGTGTGAAGTTTATCTGTGCAGATATTCGCGATTTGGATGACGTCAAAGCGGCTGTAGCAGGTGTTGATGTCATTTATCACAATGTAGCGCAAGTCCCCTTAGCTAAAGATGTAAAGTTATTTGAATCAGTAAATGGATTGGGGACTGAAAATATCCTTAAAGCCGCATACGAGGCGCGTGTTAATAAGCTCGTATACACATCTTCAAGTGCTGTTTTTGGAGTGCCAGATGCAAACCCTGTAACAGAGGATACTAAACCCAAGCCAGGTGAGGACTATGGTTTAGCAAAGTACAGAGGTGAACTGATGTGCAATCAATATCAGTCACTTGGTTTAGATGTAAGCATTATTAGGCCCAGAACCATTATGGGGCATGGTCGATTAGGGATTTTTCAAATGTTATTTGAGTGGATAGCGGAAGGCTATAACG
This window harbors:
- a CDS encoding NAD-dependent epimerase/dehydratase family protein, with the protein product MKKALVTGGSGYFGSLLIKKLLEQGFNCSSLDISDASDRPASVKFICADIRDLDDVKAAVAGVDVIYHNVAQVPLAKDVKLFESVNGLGTENILKAAYEARVNKLVYTSSSAVFGVPDANPVTEDTKPKPGEDYGLAKYRGELMCNQYQSLGLDVSIIRPRTIMGHGRLGIFQMLFEWIAEGYNVPVLGDGNNIYQFVHSDDLAEACILAGNSSGSDVFNCGAAVFGTMRNVLEDLCDYAKTGSRVRSVPMTPAVLGMRLTSALGLSPLGAYHSLMYGRSMYFDISKAQKKLNWSPRYSNSEMFIESYDWYLKNRHLVLNQAGGSHHRSAVKQGVLNLIKRII